A region of the Arachis hypogaea cultivar Tifrunner chromosome 15, arahy.Tifrunner.gnm2.J5K5, whole genome shotgun sequence genome:
TAAGTTTTTTTATAATTCACATCCATTGAAAATAATAGTCTAAGCGTTAGATTTAAAGTTacaccataataataataataataataataataataataataataataataataataataataataatatgtatcATATACAACGAGTGGTACTCCTATGTATAGACACACACAAATATAATCTAGTTATAATAACGTCCTAATATCAAGGTAAATCAACATCAAATTTAGAAATGGCAAAACGGGTACGGTTGATAAATACATATGTATAGCTGTATATATTAAATAACAATGAATATTATTGTTATGAACATATTTTCATATAAAGATAATTATTGTGAATTATtagattatttaatatatttgattgaatatatttaattaaatgatCTAACGGTTTATAATACTATTTTTATacgaaaatatttttatgaaaacattCACCTTaaataacataatatataaatacaaaatgtgTATAATTGTATATTTTCTTTAGTATATGTGTAATATTTTACAATAAATTGATTATAACTTACAGTTTAGGTAATATTGaaaataactataataaaaattaaattattttaatatataattatatataaataagttattctaTCGTAAagtcttataaaaaaaatatcttatcaaatgaaaatgacattataTGGCTTTATTTTTCTCTGATTGAATCCAACACGCGAAGCCATCCTAAATTCTTGATAGTAATTAATGTATCGATCGAATGCATGTGAGTATGacatcatatatatacatacatacatacatacacatatatatagagaaagagagagaatgttGGTAGTGCTAAATTGCTAATATAATAGCCCTAGCGATCTTTAATAGAAGTATTATGCTATTTATTGTAATGCTTAGATTTTTAAATAgttcaataataatttaattttaacttcgaaaattattattttatttttaatattaatatatattaatatgtaATAAAATCTATATGATACCAAATATATCATGTATGGAGtgggaaaaataaataagaataaggATGAGGCGTAGAAAAGTTACAAAATTCATATAATcaaggaatccaaaagaaattaattaaatgaCTTGTATTCAATGAGAATAAAAAATTGCAATTTACATACATTTATTGTACTAAGTACTAGATTGGACATTGAATCATTGAGATCATTACCCTTAGTACTATATACAAGATCCAATGTGTAGAGAATCCAATAAAGGATATTTTATTAGCATATAATAAGGTTCCTTTTATAGAGCATCCAGGGAAAGATAtccaatataattataaataatatcatgtaatataaaaagttaaaattttaaccaaatttctataatttgaaattttatattttctaatatcATATAAGAATTATAAGATTTTACAGtttaaattaaacatttttaatcaaatttttatccGTAAAAacttttttcaattttgtttctttttagttCAAAAGTTATGTATAATAAAACCTATATACATGAGCAAATAACCTTTATGTTGCATCTATACATAAGAATTATAAGATTTTTATCCGTAAAATCTTATATGTTGCATCTACACTTCTACATTTACCAAATTTGTTTTGGGCCTATTCAAGATATAAAGATTAAAGACTCTATTTCACTATTAAGAGGCCCAATTAAGAGGCCCAATAATATgacaaaaaaccaaaaaaatggtCAAGATCCGAAAAGAAAAATTGATaacaaattgaaaaagaaattaaaaaaatcaaatcaaatacccTAACAAGCCTCGCGCTGTCTTCTTCCCcgcctctcttccctccataccGCGCTTTCCAGCTCAGGCAGCTTCTCCTCCGGCGCCGCCGTTAGTTCCGTCGTGATCACCTCAAAGGATTCGCCAAGGTATTCTCTTCATTAATTGCAGAACCAACCCTGTTTTGTTGTGGTTTGTACATGAAAGCAATTTGCACCCTATATTCTGGCTATAGATTATTTAGGAATTTGAGGTTCCGATTTTGGTGTAAAGTTATAATCTTTTCTCTGCTACTAGAATTTCCCGAGTTGTGATTGCATTGTTTGGCTGAAATTATAACATGAGATTTCACTAGCAGATATTATTTATATGCATTATCATATTTGAGGGGCTGAGGGGCTCCTAGGAGCTGTTAGTTTTGAGGGTTATCATAATCAAAATTACTAATGCTAAGAGTAGCTggaggtgttcttcaatgtttcaACATTGAAGTTGATGAAATATGCAGTGGGAATTGTTTTCACATTTTAAGTTAAGAAACCTGTGGATTtttaaaataaaggaaattctATGGTGAATATGTTAGTTTCTTTTTTCTGTTCTAATTTGGTGGAAAGTAGTTCCACTTGCTCAATACTACTACctgtatcaaaatttttgttatttcGACCAAATTGGTACATCCTGAAATCCAAGGCTAAACCCTCCAAACTATATAGCTTGATTATGCATGATCAGGTAGAAGCTAAGTTGGGGATATGTATCCCACATATTGAGTATATGAGGTTTGTTATGTATCTATTTGAGCATAATTTTAATATACGGAACATGGTTGCTTTATGTTGTTGTCCTGACTCGCATTCTTTCACTACAGATCTTCAATCTGCTTATTTGGGTCAAAGATCTCTGTTATTCTCAATCATGGCAACTAGTAAGCGATCATATATGCCTTCCCTATTTTCGTCTTCCTTACCTGAACTCGTTTTTGCTTTTTTGAGATAAGATATTAAATGTATATTGTTTCCTTGCAGGACTACAGTTTGAGAATAATTGTGAAGTTGGAGTGTTTTCTAAACTTACTAATGCCTATTGTTTGGTTGCCATAGGAGGATCTGAAAACTTCTACAGGTTTTCATTCTTTTTGGATTAGTGATGAATTTAACTTTAGCTTATTTAAAATTGTCTTCAAATGGTTTGAAATTGTTATgatgtctttctgaatgaaaaaATTAGCCTGTTGGTTTGTACAGTGTATTTGAATCTGAGTTAGCAGACGTCATCCCAGTAGTCAAAACATCCATTGGTGGAACTCGAATTATTGGTCGCCTTTGTGCAGGTAAAGATTTTCATATCCTTTGCTTATTCTCTTGGCTTCTCAAGGAGTACCAAAGAAAGAATAAAGCAGCATCAGTTTCTTCTATTTATTCAGTATCATTTTACCGGACCTAATTAGGTTGTTTACCTTTCTGTCGGTTTCCAGGAAACAAAAATGGGCTTCTGCTGCCCCATACAACTACAGACCAAGGTGATTACTGTTTTGCTTATGTTTGTTTTGATTCCTTGTACTAGATGATGCTATTTAATATCATGTGCTATGAGTTCCCAAATCCCAAAACATCTTTGTAATTTCCTTTCACCAAATGAAATTCACCATATTGACTTTCTCAAATCTCAATAAAATATGTGAACTGTTGCTCTTTATTTGACTGATGCGGTTAGCATATGTGAGGTCATGTGAATTGTGATGAAGTATTGTGCATTTGGACCATATCCATATGTTatgaagaaatattttttaaaaatggtatTACCAAATTATACATGGAGTGGCATGCGGCGTATTCAATCAAATGAAGTTGAAAAACATTCTGAAACCTAATTGTATTTTATGCTTTGCTTTTCTGGTGGTGTTGCCATATAATTACAATATAGTAGTGATATTATTATCCTGACTTTAGTTACCTGATCTTATTGGCATTCTGAAGAACTTCAACATTTGAGAAACTGTCTGCCCGATCAAGTAGTCGTTCAGAGAATAGAAGAAAGATTATCTGCTCTTGGAAATTGCATAGCTTGTAATGACCATGTGGCTCTCACTCACACCGATCTTGACAGGGTATAGTTTTATGCTAGATTATAATGTTTATGCTAATCTAGTCATGTTTAggataaaaaattgatttgaatatCACTTGTGTTTTATCTCGACCATAGATATTTAATTAGGACATTAAAAAATTATCACCTGCACATTACTAGTATTTTGGAATTTGATCACCTTTAATTTTGATAACAGGACGTGAACTTTATACGTAATATCCTGAAAACAAACAAATTTTACACTGCAAGTTTGTATAAAATCTACACCTATTTGACCTGTAGGATTTAATGGATTCACGTTTTTGCGCATTACATATTAACGATAATCCCGTTGCTTCTCAAATCCATGGCTGTTATTCCCATTTATCTTCTGAATTCGATATATAATATGTGTTGCTTTATTTTTGTTCAGGAGACGGAGGAAATGATTGCAGATGTTCTTGGAGTAGAAGTTTTCAGGCAGACCATTGCCGGCAATATTCTTGTCGGTAGCTACTGTGCCTTCTCCAACAGAGGGGGCTTGGTGAGTAAAATGAATTTCTCTTCAACTTtgcaatcttaaaaaaaaaaagttcttgAGTCTTAGCCATTCATTTGATGCAGGTCCACCCTCATACTTCCATAGAAGATTTGGATGAGCTTTCTACACTTCTTCAGGTTCCTTTGGTGGCTGGGACGGTGAACCGTGGCAGTGAAGTGATAGCTGCTGGAATGACAGTGAATGACTGGACAGCATTTTGCGGCTCGGACACCACAGCGACAGAGCTGTCTGTGATTGAGAGCGTTTTCAAACTGAGGGAGGCACAGCCTAGTGCCATTGTGGATGAGATGAGAAAATCTCTCATTGATAGCTATGTCTAAATTGTGGTTAATATTGTGATTGTATTATCTTATCTAAGATATTGCTCTTTTAATTGTTAAATGATCTTTTCAAGTTTTGGTGATAGTGACTCGTGCACTGTGAAGTGTGaacatatatgttttttttttgggtgaactgaacatatatatgttttttttttttggtgactgaacatATATATGTTTGAATCATAAATTGTAATTTTACACATTTtcgttcaatttttttatttcctttttcagcTTTATTTTTGGgggaagagggggggggggggttctttttgggatcctttgggattttttttttcctctgGTACACAGATTTGAGGGCCCAAACATATATGTTAGTGcacactaaaaatactaaaaataaaaaaggtaaatGCACCCAATCTCATAATTGGCCAGAGGAACACGAATTAATTAAGAAGAAAATTCTGTTTTCTTTTATCATCAAAGAAGTTTATAAATCACAATTGCTCTTGCAGAGTGCAAACAATGTAAGGTACAAACTAAAACATAGCTCAatcaataaaaagttaaaaaaagcacATCTACTCTACATCATGTCAAAAAGCAGTGTCAGTTGAACTGTATTGCTCAGTCAGGAAGGATTTGCTCACTGTCAGCGTCTGCCTCAGTCTCAACCTTGGGCTTTGTAGGGGCCTGGCCTGCTCCAGGTGCCTGCTTCTTCTTGATCCCACTAACTATATCATCAATTCTCAGGAGCATGCAAGCAGCTTCAATGGCCGTCTTAAATGTTTGCGCTTTCACATTGTATGCGTCCCAaatctaacaacaacaacaacatatccTCAGACTCGGTTCATTCGCTGAGGTACGTGCTTATCAAGAATTCAGATACCTAAGCATATATATCCACATAAAATCCAAACAAATATTCATCCTGTTGGGAGTAACTGAAAAAAGCGAAGTGTACCTTGCGCTCTTTCATATCGGCGATGGCACCCGAATTTCCATCTATGCCAATCCATGCATTTTCTCCATTCGCGTGCTATAATTTTCAAGTAAACAATGTTAAACAAAGTAACAGAAAGTATCACATGTAATAGGTACTAGCAAACTATTTCTACCTTTCCTTGTAGTGCAGTCATAGTCCGGATGACATTAACTCCACAATTTTGTGCCAAAGTACGTGGGATAGCCTCAAAAGCAATGGCAGCAGCTTCATAAGGCCACTGTTGATCAATGCGAATATTATGCGAAAGTGAGAACCAGGGTAATATACTGCTGTTTATCTACTTGTTCATTTAAAAAGCGACAATAAACTCACCTTCTCTATGCCTTCGATTGACGAACTCTTCTGTTTCAAAGCAGCTGATACAGTCAACTCTGTAGCACCACCTCCAGGAACaagttttggattttttattatattcctTGCAACAGACATGGCATCCTGTCATGGAACAATGTTCAGGAAGAAGTATGACCAAATCTACATGATCTAGAAGTTCAAATTAACAGCTTACCTGCAGATTTCTTTCAACTTCATTCAGGAGATCTTTACTAGCACCTCTTAACAGTACGGTACAGGCCTTAGGGTCTTTGCAGTTCACAATAAATGCAAAATACTCATCTCCAATTTTCTTTACTTCAAATAAGCCAGCACCAGTACCGACATCAGACTCCTGCAGTTCATCAGGTCTGTTCACAATGACAGCACCACATGCCTTTGCAATTCTGTTGTTATCGGTTTTCCTCAGCCTCCTGATTGCGCTAACACCATGCTTACTTAAGTAATGGCATGCTAAATCACTGAGACCCTTCTCTGTAATTACTAAGTCTGGTTTAAACCTCAATATCTGCATACAGAGCTCCTCAATGTATTCTTCTTCCATCTTCAATAGGAGGCTCCAATCTTCTTCTTTGAGCAATTCAGCATTTGTTTGGTTTTCACCTTTTTTATACTCAAGGGGGCAATCGAGAAGAATAATACGAGGGTTAATAATCTTTCTCTTCATTTTGCCAGGGGCAACCACATCTTTGTTTATCATGACTCCCTTCAGAACTTTTGAGTCCTCAAGCTGCCCACCAGGGACCTTCTCAACTTTAATATAGTTTTTTATATCTACATCTCTAAGACCGTTGCCAATTTCGACACCTACTGTTGTAGTAGCATCAATAGCTAAATCCTGGAAGTTAATTAAGGTAATATGATGCATAAGTCAACAGATAGAGAATTAACCTGGAAGTTAATCAAGGTAAT
Encoded here:
- the LOC112751624 gene encoding T-complex protein 1 subunit gamma isoform X1, producing the protein MNAPVLVLKDSLKRESGTKVHHANIQASKAVADIIRTTLGPRSMLKMLLDAAGGIVVTNDGNAILRELDLAHPAAKSMIELSRTQDEEVGDGTTSVIILAGEMLHVAEAFIDKNYHPTVICRAYNKALEDAVAVLDKIALSIDAQDRTTMLGLVKSCIGTKFTGQFGDLIADLAIDATTTVGVEIGNGLRDVDIKNYIKVEKVPGGQLEDSKVLKGVMINKDVVAPGKMKRKIINPRIILLDCPLEYKKGENQTNAELLKEEDWSLLLKMEEEYIEELCMQILRFKPDLVITEKGLSDLACHYLSKHGVSAIRRLRKTDNNRIAKACGAVIVNRPDELQESDVGTGAGLFEVKKIGDEYFAFIVNCKDPKACTVLLRGASKDLLNEVERNLQDAMSVARNIIKNPKLVPGGGATELTVSAALKQKSSSIEGIEKWPYEAAAIAFEAIPRTLAQNCGVNVIRTMTALQGKHANGENAWIGIDGNSGAIADMKERKIWDAYNVKAQTFKTAIEAACMLLRIDDIVSGIKKKQAPGAGQAPTKPKVETEADADSEQILPD
- the LOC112751625 gene encoding eukaryotic translation initiation factor 6-2, with the translated sequence MATRLQFENNCEVGVFSKLTNAYCLVAIGGSENFYSVFESELADVIPVVKTSIGGTRIIGRLCAGNKNGLLLPHTTTDQELQHLRNCLPDQVVVQRIEERLSALGNCIACNDHVALTHTDLDRETEEMIADVLGVEVFRQTIAGNILVGSYCAFSNRGGLVHPHTSIEDLDELSTLLQVPLVAGTVNRGSEVIAAGMTVNDWTAFCGSDTTATELSVIESVFKLREAQPSAIVDEMRKSLIDSYV
- the LOC112751624 gene encoding T-complex protein 1 subunit gamma isoform X2 is translated as MIELSRTQDEEVGDGTTSVIILAGEMLHVAEAFIDKNYHPTVICRAYNKALEDAVAVLDKIALSIDAQDRTTMLGLVKSCIGTKFTGQFGDLIADLAIDATTTVGVEIGNGLRDVDIKNYIKVEKVPGGQLEDSKVLKGVMINKDVVAPGKMKRKIINPRIILLDCPLEYKKGENQTNAELLKEEDWSLLLKMEEEYIEELCMQILRFKPDLVITEKGLSDLACHYLSKHGVSAIRRLRKTDNNRIAKACGAVIVNRPDELQESDVGTGAGLFEVKKIGDEYFAFIVNCKDPKACTVLLRGASKDLLNEVERNLQDAMSVARNIIKNPKLVPGGGATELTVSAALKQKSSSIEGIEKWPYEAAAIAFEAIPRTLAQNCGVNVIRTMTALQGKHANGENAWIGIDGNSGAIADMKERKIWDAYNVKAQTFKTAIEAACMLLRIDDIVSGIKKKQAPGAGQAPTKPKVETEADADSEQILPD